DNA sequence from the Candidatus Aminicenantes bacterium genome:
TTCATTTTCTTGGCCACCCGCTCGGCCAACAGCCGGCTCTGCAGAATCTTGAGTTGGGTGTTGAAGTAGGTCCCCATCCAGTCGGTCGAGCCGGTGGAGGTGCTCAGGAGATCCTGAATGGTCAGCATGCTCGACCCGGGATCCTCGATCAGGATGGTCACCCCAGCCCGGTACAGGGGGGTGGAGGTGAATGACATGACGCCCGATGCGGCCAGCAGGACGGCGGTCACGGAAACGATCACCCACTTCCGCTTCAGGACGATCCGCCAGTACTCAAGGAGGCTGACTTCCTTCTTGCCCGTCGCCGTGTGAACCATGTTTATTCCGTTTCACTCCCGCGTCGTCGCCGGCCGGGACGGTTGACCGCCGCAGCCGGTGGTTCGCGCTCGCCTTTAGGGTAGGCGATCCGCCTCCCGCCCGCAATCGTCGGAATGGATGATGCCGGGGGTGAAAATGTCCGAAACGCCCTCACCCCCAGGGGTGACTCGCCGGGTTTATAAAAACCCTTTGGGCACGTAGACGGTGTCGCCGTCCTGGAGAGGCACGTCCTTGACTTTGTTCTTCAAGATGGCTTTGACGTCGACGGAGATCTCCTTCTCCAGGCCCGAGGCATCCCGCCGCTTGATGACGACCCGGCCGAGCGAGGCCCGCTCGGTGTAGCCGCCGGCCTGGGCGATGGCCTGGGTCACCGTCGGCAGGCGGGACTGCATGACGGACAGCGCCCCCGGCGTCTTGACCTCGCCCAGGACGTAGATGGCGCCTATCCGGTCGACCTGGACGTTGACGATGTCCCCCGCCTCGAGCGGGATGTCGTATTGGGTCTCGCCCTTGTTGATCAGATCGTCCAGCAGGACATGCAGGGCGTTGCTCGTCCCGTCGGGCAGGCGCCGGATGATCAGGATCTCGCGGCCTGCATCGCGGCTGACGCCGCCGGCCATGGACAGAATCTGGAGCAGGGTCTGCCGCCCCATCAGTTCGTAGGAATCGGGCTTCTGGACGGCGCCGATGACGGTCACCCGCTTGCTCTGGCGGTCCGTGATGGTGACGCTGATCTGCGGATCCAGCAGCTGCCCTTTGTCGATGAACGCACGAACCAGCTTCTTCTCCAGCTCGGCGGCGGTCAGCCCCTC
Encoded proteins:
- a CDS encoding SLBB domain-containing protein, producing the protein EGLTAAELEKKLVRAFIDKGQLLDPQISVTITDRQSKRVTVIGAVQKPDSYELMGRQTLLQILSMAGGVSRDAGREILIIRRLPDGTSNALHVLLDDLINKGETQYDIPLEAGDIVNVQVDRIGAIYVLGEVKTPGALSVMQSRLPTVTQAIAQAGGYTERASLGRVVIKRRDASGLEKEISVDVKAILKNKVKDVPLQDGDTVYVPKGFL